The Vanessa atalanta chromosome 6, ilVanAtal1.2, whole genome shotgun sequence region aaacatatatttatatatattactgtaaaacattgaacaaaaatatgtattaggTTTGGAATATATAAAAGCCTAAGCAAAATACCGCAGAAGCTCTTCTATATgtgttatcattacatagtataaaacaaagtcgcttaccgctgtctgtccctatgtatgcgtagatctttaaaattacatgacGGATgatgatgcggtttttttaaatagatagattgattcaagagtaaggtttatatgcataatacatgcaaaatatagtagaaaatatatgtgtatggtatatgtttatctcttagggataacccacaataacaattttttatcctttacattttatagtaataatggcttatttttgaaaagattttaaggaatacaacattaatccGGATCCaaataagtaccttaaatacgtTGTGAagttaatatagatcaatatggcccctTACaggatgtaatttaaattaatattttcgaagatattacaaatttaaaacgcaACAAACGGtggtaataatgttattatcttTTGTTCAAACTAAAACAGACTTGAAGGCATCGTGCGTCATGTaactgttatttgtttttttaattgtcacgTAGTCTGAAACGAATTCATGACatatgtttacttttatttcttagcagaaaataaaaataaatttgtgaaCACATTTCAtccatgatatatatttataagaaagtaTTGTAGGGCTTTATATGTCTCTATTATACAGATCTATACACAGGATGCagcaaatattatcaaaaaatctgCACGTGTCGCATGATCTTTTACCTGGTGGAGCAGTGCAGTGGCAAAAATTTATGTTTGCTGTCGCTGTGTTGAAGTTTGAAATAACACAAAAAGATATcgatatattacttaaaaaaacgtTCGGTTATCAGATTTCAGCTTCGACTCATCAAATCATTTGcctattcgtttatttttaatgaattgtcACATCGGATTGAATATGAGATATCATTATACAACAAAATTCCAAACGTCCTTTTGTtatcaaaagatttaaaaaaaagaaaaatttaattttaaaactttgttaataTGGGGCGGTACGACGCGATTAAAAGCGTTTTCCAATCTCTAAAAATATCAATCAGATAACAAGTCGCTACCAGTAATATTCTTATGACTGGTAGTCTTCGAGTCGATAACGATCTTCTGCTTAATCGATTcacatatttatcataaaatcttaattgttGTACGTCACATTTTACTTCATTTCTGAGAATTGTTTTTGTTGcatatcatgttttttttttaagtttcagtTGAATGCctctgaatttatttttaatatgcagGTATCTTGTCTCTTCacagatattaatatttataaagatcttGTTACTAATCAGTTAAgcatagatatttaaataattctttttagaAGTCTGAGGAAGTTGACAGAGTTCCACCCTTGATAAATGGGAACGTATAAAGTTGGCCCTGTGCCTAGTTCCTCTGCGATCGCGTCAACTTAGAAGAAAATTGAAAGTACTACAATAATTGTAATCAATTTATACAGATAGCAAACTTTTTAATTCagaacacatacatataattagtataaactTCGGACTCTAGACTGTCTTCAATTCGAATGTTCTGTAATAACGTTTTAGAGAGGTGAATGGAAATAAAAGAATGGGTTCTTTACATTTTACTTCCTtattaagtaacttaaataatacatagaaaATACTCGATCAGCTATAAAATGAGAACgctttatgtaattattaatacaatttttaaatattttgtatgttttcgTTATTTACGTTTTGGTTTCGTTTTGTTTGAATACAAACTATTCCCTTGACCTGGTACGCGTGAAATACGAAGTGTGTTATTGAgcatcaataacaataaataataacgttgaataactgtaaataaatatacataattgtatattttatattctattaagtTATCTGTgtataatttagattatatgAGAATTGCAAGACAAATAGAATACGCTTATTTTAAACTTACGATATCTCGTtaagtttgtatttgttttaatttactcctattttatttcagattgaGGTGGAAGTAGACGTGGGAAGAATCGAGTTACGTGATACGATTGGTGGCTACTTATCAACACTTGTAACAATACAAAATGGATGAAATCAAAAGTGCAAGTTGGACAGAAGGTAACGATGCGTCATATTAGAATAATGTTAAAgacaatttacttggtggttgaaCTTTTTGCAAACCGTGTGGGTGGGCACCACttactcaccagatattctaacgTCACAGCAggactcagtatttttgtgttacgcTTTGAAGGATGAAAGTACCAGTAGTTAAACTTAAAGGGgcatattaatatttcagtttCTAAAATAGATGGTGCATTAGTGATTTAAGGAATactcaaaattattattgtctatAGGCAGTGACACTCACCATCAGTTAACCTATTTCCAAGTCCATCTGCTTAccgcagtaaaaaaaaaaacaaaaaaatcttatataaaaaaatatattaatagcgtaaaccgatttttgtcccagtgattatgggatgatagctgcacataaaaaaattattagattgtttagaaattatttaacaagTCCAGACGTCGTCTGTTTACagtggaataaaaaaaactgtcaaaggtttcgaaatttgtaaaaatctgttgaataaacgagaAGTTTCGCGTGCGACCCACTAGTTGGTCTTTATTTTTGGTAAATTGGAGATATTCCAATATATACCTTGTATGTACCTTTATATGCTAGGTTtccaattaaaatgaataagaaTTTCAGCCCGTTACCACTTATAATAGATACGctctaaaaacataatattcctcatcatttgttttttctcCATTTTAGATCTGTTCAAACCAACGGAAGAACCTAGCATATCGATGATAGCGGAAGAAGTCCCGACTCTAACTGTGGCCACTATTCTTGGAGTTACCATTGTCATACTCATTGCTATAGTTGTAGTTTTCGTTTTAGGCGTTCTTATTGACTGGCGACAGCAGtaagtgttatttaaatacatcaaaATGTGGATTACATTACATGTACATTTTCgttgttctttttaaattaaagccaTCTGAGttactattttgtttaatatataattttataaataaacatatagcaatatatttaatataaaaattacaacaacTTTCAGGCGACTACTTAGTAAGAAGATGGTTGAAGTAAAACGAATGAAAAATCATAAAAGAGTCAATACATACCCTGATGCAGATGTGGTCAGCATAGCGAACAACATGGAGGAAGAAGGCATAAGTACGCCACCAGCAGAAGCACTCAAGCACATACCGTAGTCCCAGTAAAATTAGCAATTGATATCTATTCACCAAAAGTCTCAAATGTTTGCCTAAGAGTGTAAAGCTCTAGtttttatcatcatttataatacggcttaatttaaacatacatttaagcCGAATTTCTTCTATTTTTGATAAATCAATATCAATGTTTGTATCGTGATTTATAATAACTGTATTGGAATAGAATTATTGGGAAATTCATGATCATCGAtggattaattttgttattgattgATGATAATTGTTTTGACATTTCTACTGAACTATGTTACATAAACGCAAAAATTTAAGCTTTtatctttgtattataaatgaaaacgttTTACCTTTCAGCATGGTGAGATTTAGAGGTCTGGAGGCCACGGGGCAAAAAATGGGtccgtttttaatttattttcctaaaaaaaaaccctaattCATTGAATTAGTTTTTCACcaaatgaaagtatttttacttcTTATACATCTTTTATACggtataaatttttctttttcttttctttaattcttatatttatttatataaaaaaaaaacttttaacaaatatatggCGTATCTATCTACACGTACACACTTTATGAGTGTTTACTCGTCGGAAAtaagactatttaaaaaaaaaactattgtgtGGGCTCTTTCTTGTTTGCTCTTGTGGCCTCTTCTTGGGATCCTCTAAATCCAaccctttttattaattacattgttaatgaaaaatataatttgacttcATCTAAGAAGTGAAAGGTATCttagttttacttattttaatagatgCATGGGACCAATGAAGTTGCactgttttttatgtaattataataaaaaaaaacttacaattcACCAAAAACGTTTCCTTCCAAAAGTTTACTTTAAGTATAgtaataagcaattattttgataaagtaaagtatttttcactaatagaatctgaatttaaatgttttgtgatattatttaatttgactataaaaTGTAGATTGATTTAAtagttaaacattatttaaaatgatttaagacatagatatatattttgttagtgtACATACACTTATTTTGATTGACTATTACTAggaatgattttataataaatacaattctaataatttatattaagatttaattcaaGATAATTTCACTGTAAAATGAAGtttgatgtaataaataaatgtaatattgtataaaactttTCAAGACATAaagatgtattttttgttttttacccaaaattaaaagaaagttCTTTCCAACGCGTAATCCTATTTGAATGTTTACGACTGAAGTCTACTAAGAAAAGTTAGAAGATagaataaattcttataatttagaGCTTCTTTTTTTAGAACTGTTGCTACAAATTTAGAATTAATGTGGAAATGTTACAacgacttatttatttatttatgtaacatatatagtttaatatataaatacttgtacACAATATGTTGCTACAAGATACAGCTAATTtacaacttataaatatattatttataaatagtaaaaagtaaagtaaagcctGTAATTGTaacactgctgggcaaaggcctccccTCCGCAGCTCCAATATGTATTGGAGGAAATACACGCAGCAGAATATCATCCAACCCATACAGGTTTTCTTTCAATGTTTTTCATTACCGTCGTTTgacgaaatgaaaaaaaaaaacattagttcaTTTATCTACAAATAAGCCGCACTTGTGGGTAaccaaattttatacaaaaagcgAATTCGAAAAAAGGTTTGTTATCAATAGAACAAGaactatgaattattataagtatttatagtaatatatttacataatttttttttagtataaagacTTACGAGTAGTGAAAACACAATGTTCATAGTAATAATTGTTGCAATTCATTATGCTATTAGGCGTTAAAAATATGtctaacgtaaaaaaataattgcaatgcATAACACGTTCATATTACTTACATAAAACAAAGCTCGAATGATTACCTGGAATGTAGTTATTCTTGATTGgaaatattacacaaattattGTTATCTTATTATGCAGTTTTTTTCAATAgacataaatgtttaatttatgtaaattgcataaaaatagtatttttaattaaacactagtGAAAGTATAACGTACGTAAGAGTAATGTTTTGCTAATGAAAAGCTAGAATAATCTTTAtgctcatttatattatataacattaaatattaatttttataatgacaaaGGTATCACAAAGCGATCcatgttttatattaagtttaaaaattaattttatgaggtTTATGAGGCTCTAACGATTACTGAGTAACTTATAATTCTAGAACAATTGAAATATCATATAAGTATATGCATATTCGAAATATATAAGTCGCACGTTAAATCACGATATAATAATACGATATTAGAGAGGTGTACTTtgcgatattataataatgatttttttaaataatttcatagtgTGATCAAAAACCTCACAAATAAGTCATAGCTCCTAAGAAAAAGATTTTTAGTTTTTCCAATGGTCAACAGCTATTAGCCATAGTGGCCTCTAGTCGTAGAATACTCTGCGATTAAGGGAAGGGCTCAGAGTATGCGCGTCCTAAAGACGCCTCCTGTGAGGCCGGACCTCGGCTCCAGATCCTTTGGAGGGATGACATTGTGTGCTCTGAACCCCGTCATATGCCTAAACGCGGACGGGTGGTAATGAACGAGATACCTCAGACTTTTCTTTTACATATTGAAATAGTCATAgctataattgttatatttctgatatttataaaacaaattagcaTATTGTTGCTGCTTATTTTTAAACCATCCcaacattaatattacttttgaaGATCGCCATCAGcggttttattatcttaaattttaagttaagttttaaaattttaaataatgttttttggcAATATATTGTGATTTTCTTATTCGTGTTTCTATCTTTCAAAGaagtacaaaacatttattgataaaaaatcccATAAAGATTGCACAAAGCTATCGTCTAACGACtattttgttatcaaaaataaataaatggcataatttgtacaactgataaaagattataatttaaacatttataaaaaaagcagTTTATTTGAAGCATGGAGCAAAAGCATTgcataagaattaaataattaagtattatgtttatttatgacatggATTGTGCTGTTTCTTGTTGGATTTATTTGAAGATTTTTACATACCAATGTATGTTTTAAgtgtaataaatgaataaaaaagtcTATAACAGTAAATTGATAATATGTGAATTTTTTTAGGCAGAAGCTATATGGCTAACccttttgacataaaactaCGCTTCAacaacaaactatttaattaaaattcaaaataaacattaccgcatttttcaacaaaacaataaaaagttaccaggtagaaaaataaaaagtgaaatatcaataaataaaaaaatacaaaagtacaaTACAAAGTTTGCGTGCGTGtgaatgtgtatgtatgtatgtatgtatttgatgAAAGAGTAGAACCACTCAGGACTACCAAGTAGTAGTGAACACGTTCTTTCAAGTGATGCAAACGCTCTTTTCAGTAATGTGTAAGTTGAATAATAACATTGCAActagatacaaataataatcgGCACAATGGCGATCGATAAATTAATCATCAAGTATTGATTAGATAAATAATGGTGATTTGATTTTGTGAATACTTAAACAGTACTGTTTTAATTATCAAGGAATCCAGTGCacttgtgttttttatttgttttcaaaatcgatacataacaattattttaaacgtcaTTTTAATATGGcataagtgatatttttttctttattatatcgtCGTTTTATACTTCATTTggattacataaaataaattgatatggGAAATGCAAAGTCCAAGAAAGTCCAAAAGGAACCCGATAAGTTTTTTGAGCGAGAGCGATGGAAACAGCAAAAAATTgaagagaaaaagaaaaagaatattaatttacaaaacaaaagggCTGCCGTTAAAGATCGTCCAATAAGTTCTTCGGTTACATTGTCACCTCCAGTGCCTGGGCCTGGCCCGGCACCTTCTCCATCACACGTTCGTTCCTACGATGAAGAGGCCCTGGATCGTATGCGGTATCAACTTAATAATGACTGCGATGCCTTCTTGTTAAATAACATTCTTTTGTCGGTGcagttttttgaaaattatgagCGGTGAGtgtagtttgtttttaaatatattccaataataACTACGCattcagttatatttttaaatattctttgaaatgATAACGTTTTTGATGAGTAACGGTTtccaacaaattattatttgtttatgacAATGTAAGTTTGATAAAATGTGAGGGTTATTTGGACATTTAAGTGAACgtaatatgtataaacaaattaaaatataatgcagCTACAGTCAAGGCATGACCGCGTGGAACAGGCATGATGCACATGTAGCGGTGCAGCAGTctctgtttatttaattaaaactaaaataaagatGGGTAATCATTTTTTAACGGTATTGTagtatgtttgtaaaatttaaattaaaataagaaactttAAAAGTAATGGAGCTTAGAGCTTAAATTAAAAGGCAATTTCAAGCAATTATGTATAATCTTATCTATAAGGCCACAAGGTTTGGTTAGGGCGAGATCGAATTAGTCATATTTCTTCTACGGGGCCGTACCTAGTCAATTTTTCGGTTCAATGTTCGGTTTTTAATGGCAATGGCAATGTACGTATTGTTTCCGTTCAGAAAATTAcacatttagatatattttttaaaactatggtgatatacttataaataataattataaaaaataaaaaatatattgcaatggAATGACTTTTCGTAATTATAAGCATTCATTTATCTCAGGATATAAAAAGTAGAGGTAGTCTAGATTTTAGCTTACCTTAAGTTAAGGTCAATTTGGTCCACTGTTTTACGAATCGAACtccgtatttatatatttaaaatatatattacatttaatattctaaaaaatcgAGACCGTTGAATGTTCTAGAAAGGAAGAGACCCAAGaaattattacgaaatatttctttaaattattgattaaattaaatcgtgAAAGGtcgttgttattatattaattatcctTTAGCAATCAAACATTTCATgacatttgtttaatattattcagtttatttttcaACGTATCCTGGAACATTATGTAAATCGAGATGTATACCTGAGTATTTGCGTAAGGCTTTATGGTgtaagacattatactgtggaagTAACTAAAGGACTAAAAGCTTGTCGTATCTATGATATCATttgattaattcaattcaatcccACATATTCTTCAGTTATTTCTAgcactatattttattagtcaCAGTTTTAGATATTCCTTTTGTCTCATTATTGCATAACTACGTAATAACGACTATATCTAATGATTAGTTAGAGGATTTTACAAATACTTTACCGCCGATGCGTACTTTTAATTGGAAAACgttataacttaattatatacactGTTTTATGTATTTGCGATTAGGTGATTATACTTTTATCAATGTATAAAGAGTCGAATAATTGCGAAAATTGATCAGACACCTCAGATAATTATTTCAAGCAATCCAGGGCTTTGAAAAGAATCATTCcgacaaataattaaaacaattatgcggatatgatattgaaataaagacATTAAATAGCGATAACAGCTCAAGAACATATTTCAGATATTGTTATCACATACTTTGCTAGCGGTGAtttctttatgatttaataaatcacGTAGCACCGGCTTATGAACATATTTGTTGACGTCACAGAGTCATGTGGAATGCATATTCGATTAgtcaataattattagaataggATGCGatgataatatacatactaaatAGCAACGTTGAGTAAAGTGTAGGATTAATTTGGTAGACCTATTTTTGAACATagactaaatataaaatgttatttattttatttttagggagGTTCATGATATAAAGAACAACCCCATTAGCGAGCATCAACATACAATGGACGAGGCAATGGTACGGCGACATAAGCATGTATTTTTCGCAGACAGAATACAAGAATGCGTGCAAGAGCATGTATTTTACCAGAGACGGAGGGATCAAACGGAGCCCCTCATCGCTCCgagactttttataatttatgataacgTAGAAGCAAGCGAGCCCGGTGATACTTCTGATTACTGCGCAGTCCTCGATGCGCCATTTTATAAACTTCGCATAGAGGATAGTAAGGAACcaggtaattaataaaaagaaaactatttacAGACTTTAGAGTAAAGTTTTCCTAGTTAGCGTAtaatttacctttatttttttcaggatatgtaaaactaaaaaaattagaAGTTTTAGAAAGCACTCTCTCCAAAGAAACTGAGTCAAATATTGTACCTCAGATGAATTCTGATGACAGTATATATACGGATTCGGAGAAAGAATCAAATGCATCAGATGATCCACCATATTCAGAAAAAAGTGTAGATGTTttgcgaaaaataaaaaaaagattgtcTGATTTGAAGcacgaagaaaataataaaaaaataaccatcgaATTGAATGGTAGAAATATAAAATCCAGTTTTGGTGATGTTTATACAACAGATATGACACCAAATTTGAATAACCAAGAGGTTTCGTTTAATATTGAAGAAAAAGGATATATTGATGACCGTGACGTTAAGCCaagaaaatctattttaaaaaataccagGCGTTTTAGTGGACCtacgaaagaaatattaaacaaaacactaCTTGGTGATACGCGGCACATTTCTTTAGAAAACATAACATCTGAAGATACAGAAACTTCAGGTTATCGATCAAATACAAGCAGTCGTCAAACAGAATCGAGTGAAACAGAATCAGATTATGGCTATGCAACAATAACTGAATCAACAACACCTAAGAAAGTTGAGCTTACCTTACAAACTAATTACACATCAACATCAGGAGTTTTACCAGATGAAAGTTGGATAACTGTCAATGTTAAAGCTGTTGATTGGAGCGATGATGAGGACGATGATACAGAATCAAAAGTATCATTAAGTCGAAGTTTATATGAAACTAACCATTACCTAAGTTCAATTATTTTCATGAACGACTTTGTTGACAACTTCATACTTAATTTAGGATCTGGTTTAGGTTTTTCACAAGATACGATTAAAAATGCTCTAACGCAAGGAGCGAGTATATATTGTAACGCGGTGAATAATGGTTCGAGTATTAGTTATGAGGTTTTTCCTGCATTGATAGCTGCTTGGCCTAATGCTGCTAATCAATGGATTATACGGGAGCGAAGAATAATACAAAATCCAAGGACTAACTTCAGCTACCAATGGCCGACAAGATATATGGTAAGCAAAGCCATTGGTTTTGGCTGCTTGCTGGTGCCGTTAGGATTTAGACCAAAACGTGGAATTAATCCCGACCAAAGAATACAGTGGCGTATTATATTTCCCGCAGCGGAACGTTATTTAGAAAGCTGTTTAGCTCATTCTCATATGCGATGTTACTTGTTTGCCTTGACTCTTCACAAAACTTTTATGGAGAATGAAACATCTAAAATAGGCATCGATGCAAGTCATATCAAGAACCATCTATTTTGGCAGTGTGAAGAAAATTACGCAAGGTGGCCGGAAGATCGACTCGGAGAGTCGTTACGTTTATTTTTGCGAAGTTTTTATGTACACTTTGGTCAATCACGttttccaaattattttattgaaaattgtaacgAGTTTAAGTCCATTCCAAAACCGATGCTTTTAAAGCTTCAGAGAAAATTGGCGGATATTCTTGAAGCGCCAGTTATGCATCTATTACATgcaattgaaaaaattaaatatatgaagaaAGATTTTTATCCAACATTAAATTGTCACAGGCTTTATGATATCTTAACGTGTAAGAATCCATTACGTATTTTAAATCCACAGTTACCTATTGTTGTGCCAAATTACGATGAAAGTACGGATAGCGACgatgaacaaataaataatatttgggaTAAAGCAAAAGCTCACGATAAACACTATCAATGGAAGAAAGAAAGGCAACGCCAAATGAAAGAACGAAGACGTGctaatgtaacaaataaaaaacagaagACGACTGTGAAAGtagaaaaagatataaataaaaatgtaagtatgatcaaaacgtatataaattttcattcacAGCACAAATTCTCATCAACATAATAATCATGCCAAAACAAGCAAATGCCCGTAAATATATGGTCATAGATCCAAAGCTTCGTATGTTCAATCGAATCTGATTCATGCaacatgagataaattattataaaaacaaattagccACTTAAGTGAATTTACATACTTTTGAACTCCCAGTTTCTGCTTTAGTTCCAtgtgttctatccactgggtTATTTCGAGTCATCAATTTGCCAATCAAACGTGAATGATGTTATATAGTATCACCAATTTTGTTATCAACTATTGGTACTTATTATTCATTCTATAACACTATGAACTTCTTTTGCATATAATATTGAAGTCGATaatgttaatatgtttttatttgttttccttTAACAGATAATACTACCTACCAAAATGGATGCAGAACGGCGACGTCTTGTATTAGAATTCTTCATACCCCATTTCATTGCAATGGCACGTTCAAGTGAAAAATTCGACTCTTTACGTCAGGCTGTAATATATCTTGAGCAAGCTCAGAGATTATCTTATCTTTTGAGGGAAGAACCAGGAGATAGTACTGCGTATGAGTATTTAGATGTGATAACTGATAAATTAGCTGATTGCCGGCGTAAATTAGTGAATCAGGGTGGTTACAAATTACCTCCGCGAGAAAAAAGTAATTTGCAACACAGTGtctcaaattcaaatttgatgCGTAAGCACCGTCCGCGCTATGAACACATTATAAACCAAGATTCCTCTTCTGACGCTTGTAGCATACAACCATTTACATTTGCAGATGTTCatgttgaaaatgttttaatccaagaaaca contains the following coding sequences:
- the LOC125064877 gene encoding uncharacterized protein LOC125064877, whose protein sequence is MGNAKSKKVQKEPDKFFERERWKQQKIEEKKKKNINLQNKRAAVKDRPISSSVTLSPPVPGPGPAPSPSHVRSYDEEALDRMRYQLNNDCDAFLLNNILLSVQFFENYEREVHDIKNNPISEHQHTMDEAMVRRHKHVFFADRIQECVQEHVFYQRRRDQTEPLIAPRLFIIYDNVEASEPGDTSDYCAVLDAPFYKLRIEDSKEPGYVKLKKLEVLESTLSKETESNIVPQMNSDDSIYTDSEKESNASDDPPYSEKSVDVLRKIKKRLSDLKHEENNKKITIELNGRNIKSSFGDVYTTDMTPNLNNQEVSFNIEEKGYIDDRDVKPRKSILKNTRRFSGPTKEILNKTLLGDTRHISLENITSEDTETSGYRSNTSSRQTESSETESDYGYATITESTTPKKVELTLQTNYTSTSGVLPDESWITVNVKAVDWSDDEDDDTESKVSLSRSLYETNHYLSSIIFMNDFVDNFILNLGSGLGFSQDTIKNALTQGASIYCNAVNNGSSISYEVFPALIAAWPNAANQWIIRERRIIQNPRTNFSYQWPTRYMVSKAIGFGCLLVPLGFRPKRGINPDQRIQWRIIFPAAERYLESCLAHSHMRCYLFALTLHKTFMENETSKIGIDASHIKNHLFWQCEENYARWPEDRLGESLRLFLRSFYVHFGQSRFPNYFIENCNEFKSIPKPMLLKLQRKLADILEAPVMHLLHAIEKIKYMKKDFYPTLNCHRLYDILTCKNPLRILNPQLPIVVPNYDESTDSDDEQINNIWDKAKAHDKHYQWKKERQRQMKERRRANVTNKKQKTTVKVEKDINKNIILPTKMDAERRRLVLEFFIPHFIAMARSSEKFDSLRQAVIYLEQAQRLSYLLREEPGDSTAYEYLDVITDKLADCRRKLVNQGGYKLPPREKSNLQHSVSNSNLMRKHRPRYEHIINQDSSSDACSIQPFTFADVHVENVLIQETKKYLDINGNEESKL
- the LOC125064826 gene encoding uncharacterized protein LOC125064826, whose product is MDEIKSASWTEDLFKPTEEPSISMIAEEVPTLTVATILGVTIVILIAIVVVFVLGVLIDWRQQRLLSKKMVEVKRMKNHKRVNTYPDADVVSIANNMEEEGISTPPAEALKHIP